The following are encoded together in the Acidobacteriota bacterium genome:
- a CDS encoding ABC transporter ATP-binding protein, with amino-acid sequence MSHPRPQTWEVEGLSYAVEGKEILRDLAFGVEEGEFLSVIGPNGAGKTTLLRHLNRGLLSRRKIRFRARWLDQWRVPELARYLSYVPQMKGGVPPYDVTSFLLMSRHPHISPWRGPLRSDREIVDAVVRRAGLGDLAGRQLDTLSGGERQVAYIAAAMAQQTPAVLLDEPTVYLDPGHEAGVAALLGDLNRRDGKTVVMVTHDANLAMALSDRVLGLKDGRLHFLKRVPDLTRQDLEALFAVEFATFVESPGGSSTVYLPVPRHPGGGHPPAGPDRGAAAGGEGGRPRA; translated from the coding sequence GTGAGCCACCCCCGCCCGCAGACCTGGGAAGTCGAGGGGCTCTCCTACGCCGTGGAGGGCAAGGAGATCCTCCGGGACCTGGCCTTCGGGGTCGAGGAGGGCGAATTCCTCTCGGTCATCGGCCCGAACGGGGCGGGAAAGACGACCCTGCTGCGCCACCTCAACCGGGGCCTTCTCTCCCGCCGGAAAATCCGTTTCCGGGCGCGGTGGCTGGACCAGTGGAGGGTGCCGGAGCTGGCGCGGTACCTGTCTTACGTGCCCCAGATGAAGGGCGGTGTCCCGCCCTACGACGTGACGTCCTTTCTCCTGATGAGCCGGCACCCGCACATCTCGCCCTGGCGGGGTCCCCTTCGGAGCGACCGGGAGATCGTCGACGCCGTGGTGCGCCGGGCGGGCCTGGGCGACCTGGCCGGCCGGCAGCTGGACACCCTCAGCGGGGGGGAGCGCCAGGTCGCCTACATCGCGGCCGCCATGGCCCAGCAGACCCCCGCCGTGCTCCTGGACGAGCCCACCGTCTACCTGGACCCGGGCCACGAGGCGGGTGTGGCCGCGCTCCTGGGCGACCTCAACCGGCGGGACGGCAAAACAGTGGTGATGGTCACCCACGACGCCAACCTGGCCATGGCCCTGTCGGACCGGGTCCTCGGGCTCAAGGACGGCCGCCTCCATTTCCTGAAGCGGGTCCCGGACCTCACCCGGCAGGACCTCGAAGCCCTCTTCGCGGTGGAGTTCGCGACCTTCGTCGAAAGCCCCGGCGGGTCCTCGACCGTTTACCTCCCCGTCCCCCGGCATCCCGGGGGAGGCCACCCGCCGGCGGGCCCCGACCGGGGCGCGGCGGCCGGGGGGGAAGGGGGGCGCCCCCGTGCGTAG
- a CDS encoding iron ABC transporter permease produces MCTGGGDGGGDTGLTAGASGTGGLVFWQVRVPRVLVGYAAGAALALAGLVFQAVFRNPMATPFTLGVSSGAACGAALAVKTGVVLEIAGYSSVPVFAFLGAAATIALVFGLSRACGDFSTDIMLLSGVALSFFFSAVIMAVQYMSDFTGSYQLVRWLMGDLNTVGYARPVELSVLLAATVAVVACHARTLDLMLAGEDFAHSRGVDVKRSRMLLLGAVSLVTGGVVALCGPIGFVGMMIPQLLKLAVGHHHVRLVPLSLAVGGAFLALCDWAARTVIAPAEIPVGILTALLGGPFFLWMLIRVRKGRLS; encoded by the coding sequence CTGTGCACCGGCGGCGGTGACGGGGGAGGGGACACGGGTCTCACCGCCGGGGCGTCCGGGACGGGCGGGCTCGTGTTCTGGCAGGTCCGCGTTCCCCGCGTGCTCGTCGGCTACGCCGCCGGCGCCGCGCTCGCCCTTGCCGGGCTCGTGTTCCAGGCGGTCTTCCGCAACCCGATGGCGACCCCCTTCACGCTGGGGGTCTCCAGCGGGGCCGCCTGCGGGGCCGCCCTCGCCGTGAAAACCGGCGTGGTCCTGGAGATCGCCGGGTATTCGAGCGTGCCGGTCTTCGCATTCCTGGGCGCGGCGGCCACCATCGCGCTGGTGTTCGGGCTCTCGCGGGCGTGCGGGGATTTCTCGACGGACATCATGCTGCTCTCCGGGGTCGCCCTCAGTTTCTTCTTCTCGGCCGTGATCATGGCCGTCCAGTACATGAGCGACTTCACCGGTTCGTACCAGCTCGTCCGGTGGCTCATGGGCGACCTGAACACCGTGGGTTACGCCCGGCCCGTCGAGCTGTCCGTCCTCCTGGCGGCCACGGTGGCGGTCGTGGCGTGCCACGCGCGGACCCTCGACCTCATGCTGGCCGGGGAGGATTTCGCCCACTCCCGCGGGGTCGACGTCAAGCGGAGCCGGATGCTTCTCCTCGGGGCGGTCTCCCTGGTCACGGGCGGCGTCGTGGCCCTCTGCGGGCCGATCGGTTTCGTCGGCATGATGATCCCGCAACTCCTGAAACTGGCCGTCGGGCACCACCACGTCCGGCTGGTCCCCCTTTCCCTTGCGGTTGGTGGGGCCTTCCTGGCCCTCTGCGACTGGGCGGCCCGGACCGTCATCGCCCCCGCGGAGATCCCCGTCGGCATCCTCACCGCCCTGCTCGGCGGCCCCTTCTTCCTCTGGATGCTGATCCGCGTGCGGAAGGGACGATTATCCTAA
- a CDS encoding sigma-70 family RNA polymerase sigma factor: MKKNWKDADMVEGLRAGDARALEAVMEKYQGKVYNTAIGIVKNPSDAQEVVQDVFVTLYRKADTFKGNSSLFTWIYRITVNFGFMKIRSRRKEPHIPIEEATRMDADEAVLTTILPDKRCAADDLVIQRELMGKVLQFTRELPDKYRRVFMLRDVQNYSNEEVGRLLNLSVAAVKSRIHRARSYIRERISGFQTAEMVS; encoded by the coding sequence ATGAAGAAGAACTGGAAAGACGCTGATATGGTCGAAGGGCTCCGGGCCGGCGACGCCAGGGCGCTCGAAGCCGTGATGGAGAAGTACCAGGGCAAGGTTTACAACACCGCGATCGGGATCGTCAAGAACCCCTCGGATGCGCAGGAAGTGGTGCAGGACGTCTTCGTGACCCTCTATCGTAAGGCGGACACTTTCAAGGGGAACTCCTCGCTCTTCACCTGGATCTACCGGATCACCGTCAACTTCGGGTTCATGAAGATCCGGAGCCGGCGCAAGGAGCCCCACATCCCCATCGAGGAGGCCACGCGGATGGACGCCGACGAGGCCGTCCTGACCACCATCCTCCCCGACAAGCGCTGCGCCGCGGACGACCTGGTGATCCAGCGCGAACTCATGGGAAAGGTCCTCCAGTTCACGCGGGAGCTGCCCGACAAGTACCGACGCGTCTTCATGCTCCGGGATGTCCAGAATTACTCCAACGAGGAAGTGGGGCGGCTGCTCAACCTTTCGGTGGCGGCGGTCAAGTCCCGGATTCACCGGGCCCGCAGCTACATCCGGGAGCGGATCTCCGGCTTCCAGACGGCTGAGATGGTAAGTTGA
- a CDS encoding AMP-binding protein, which yields MPRSPKDYFPVEKFVDFREMLINSREKWGPKTALMEKVEGEWARVSYNQLFYEVMALGAGLLKLGMKRQAHVAFASENRARWGMTYLAVACGNAVCVPIDRELKSQEFFHILYTTETEIFVGSQKFVDMVCDMHRKLPRLKVIINMDDREDNSIVQSFSKVLADGCRLIDDQKSDYPFTVIDPGLPVSILFTSGTTGAAKGVMLSQKSIIADILGMLQVVYLREKEILLSVLPLHHTYECTAGFLTPLSHGMTVAYAENLKRIPDNLVETQATAILGVPLLFEAIYNRIMDRVRESGKTRFRIGMGLANLSERLFNVDIRRKVFRSLHDRFGGKLRLLISGGAAISPEVSRGFRELGLLLIQGYGLTETSPVIALNHMDFFKDDAAGLPLPGTEFRIIDGEICVKGPVVMLGYYQNPEATAEVLRDGWLHTGDLGYLDEDGFLFIQGRKKAVIVTANGKNIYPEEVEAQLNQSPFILESLVWEGPEADKYCEEVHAIIVPDIEHFDEHLSRRGLKISEEEVEKVLKAEVNRLCSKMANYKRVKRFTIQWQEFEKTTTRKVKRYLYTSKIRQVASSKR from the coding sequence ATGCCCAGGTCACCGAAGGATTACTTTCCCGTCGAGAAGTTCGTCGATTTCCGGGAGATGCTCATCAACAGCCGGGAGAAGTGGGGCCCGAAGACCGCCCTGATGGAGAAGGTCGAGGGCGAGTGGGCCCGGGTCTCCTACAACCAGCTCTTCTACGAGGTCATGGCCCTGGGGGCCGGCCTGCTCAAGCTCGGGATGAAGCGTCAGGCCCACGTGGCCTTCGCCTCGGAGAACCGGGCCCGCTGGGGGATGACCTACCTGGCGGTCGCCTGCGGGAACGCCGTCTGCGTCCCCATCGACCGGGAACTCAAGAGCCAGGAGTTCTTCCACATCCTCTACACCACCGAGACCGAGATCTTCGTCGGGTCCCAGAAGTTCGTGGACATGGTGTGCGACATGCACCGGAAACTGCCCCGGCTGAAGGTCATCATCAACATGGACGACCGGGAGGACAACTCCATCGTCCAATCCTTCTCGAAGGTCCTCGCGGACGGGTGCCGCCTCATCGACGACCAGAAATCCGACTACCCCTTCACCGTCATCGACCCCGGCCTCCCGGTGTCCATCCTGTTCACCTCCGGCACCACGGGCGCGGCCAAGGGCGTCATGCTGAGCCAGAAATCCATCATCGCCGACATCCTCGGCATGCTCCAGGTGGTCTACCTCCGGGAGAAGGAAATCCTGCTCAGCGTGCTGCCCCTTCACCACACCTACGAGTGCACGGCAGGCTTCCTGACGCCGCTGAGCCACGGGATGACCGTCGCCTACGCGGAGAACCTCAAGCGCATCCCCGACAACCTGGTGGAGACCCAGGCCACGGCCATCCTGGGGGTCCCCCTTCTCTTCGAGGCCATCTACAACCGGATCATGGACCGTGTCCGGGAGTCGGGGAAAACCCGCTTCCGCATCGGCATGGGCCTCGCGAACCTCTCCGAGCGCCTCTTCAACGTCGATATCCGGCGCAAGGTCTTCCGGTCCCTCCACGACCGGTTCGGCGGGAAACTGCGGCTGCTCATCAGCGGCGGGGCGGCCATCTCCCCGGAGGTGTCCCGGGGCTTCCGCGAACTGGGCCTGCTCCTGATCCAGGGGTACGGGCTGACGGAGACCTCGCCCGTCATCGCCCTCAACCACATGGATTTCTTCAAGGACGACGCGGCGGGGCTCCCCCTGCCCGGCACGGAGTTCCGGATCATCGACGGGGAGATCTGCGTGAAAGGGCCGGTGGTCATGCTGGGGTACTACCAGAACCCCGAGGCCACCGCGGAGGTCCTCCGCGACGGCTGGCTGCACACGGGCGACCTCGGATACCTGGACGAGGACGGGTTCCTCTTCATCCAGGGCCGCAAAAAAGCCGTGATCGTCACGGCCAACGGGAAGAACATCTACCCCGAGGAGGTGGAGGCCCAGCTCAACCAGAGCCCCTTCATCCTGGAGTCGCTGGTCTGGGAAGGGCCCGAGGCGGACAAGTACTGCGAGGAAGTCCACGCCATCATCGTCCCCGACATCGAGCACTTCGACGAGCACCTCAGCCGGCGCGGCCTGAAGATCTCGGAGGAGGAGGTCGAGAAGGTCCTCAAGGCGGAGGTGAACCGCCTGTGCTCGAAGATGGCCAACTACAAGCGCGTCAAACGGTTCACCATCCAGTGGCAGGAGTTCGAGAAGACCACCACCCGCAAGGTCAAACGTTACCTGTACACCAGCAAGATCCGCCAGGTGGCCTCCTCGAAGCGATAG
- a CDS encoding NifU family protein: protein MDLRAKVEQELEKTRVFLQADGGDVELVDVKDDGTVYVKLKGACGCCPMATLTLKRGIEARLKQEIPEVKSVEQV, encoded by the coding sequence ATGGATCTGCGAGCGAAGGTGGAACAGGAACTGGAAAAGACCCGCGTTTTCCTTCAGGCCGACGGCGGTGACGTGGAACTGGTGGACGTGAAGGACGACGGCACGGTTTACGTGAAGCTCAAGGGGGCCTGCGGGTGCTGCCCCATGGCGACCCTGACCCTCAAGCGGGGCATCGAGGCCCGGCTCAAGCAGGAAATCCCCGAAGTGAAGTCGGTGGAGCAGGTCTGA
- a CDS encoding ABC transporter ATP-binding protein — MLRIENLRKSYGDLTAVDGLSLAVEPGEIYGLLGPNGAGKTTTIAMVCGLARPDAGVVRIDGEDARKDIRRARASLGFVPQDIALYEELNARENLQFWGRLYGLSGRRLAAAIDRVLERVGLADRAKEPIRGYSGGMKRRINLAAALLHEPRLLLLDEPTVGIDPQARLHILDIVRDAAASGAAVLYTTHMLEEAEKLCRRIGIMDHGRLLAEGTLDELIRLVGEGRLLFFRGHFTATRVGEILSAHPDVAPVTLEDGRCLLLVRGNDQSAALIKSMFEAGVPVDDISVKDPSLESLFIKLTGKELRD; from the coding sequence GTGCTCCGGATCGAGAACCTCCGGAAAAGCTACGGCGACCTGACGGCCGTGGACGGCCTCTCCCTCGCGGTGGAGCCGGGGGAGATCTACGGCCTGCTCGGCCCCAACGGCGCCGGGAAAACCACCACCATCGCCATGGTCTGCGGCCTGGCCCGACCCGACGCCGGGGTTGTCCGGATCGACGGCGAGGATGCCCGCAAGGACATCCGCCGGGCCCGCGCCTCCCTCGGGTTCGTCCCCCAGGACATCGCCCTCTACGAGGAACTGAACGCGAGGGAGAACCTCCAGTTCTGGGGTCGCCTCTACGGGCTCTCCGGCCGCAGGCTCGCCGCCGCCATCGACCGGGTGCTGGAGCGCGTGGGGTTGGCCGATCGGGCGAAGGAGCCCATCCGGGGCTACTCCGGCGGGATGAAGCGCAGGATCAACCTCGCGGCGGCCCTGCTCCACGAGCCCCGGCTGCTCCTGCTCGACGAGCCCACCGTCGGGATCGACCCCCAGGCAAGGCTCCACATCCTCGACATCGTCCGGGACGCGGCGGCCTCCGGCGCGGCGGTCCTGTACACCACCCACATGCTGGAAGAGGCGGAGAAGCTCTGCCGGCGGATCGGCATCATGGACCACGGGCGCCTCCTGGCGGAGGGGACCCTCGACGAGCTGATCCGGCTGGTGGGGGAGGGGCGGCTGCTGTTCTTCCGCGGCCACTTCACCGCGACCCGCGTCGGGGAAATCCTCTCCGCGCACCCCGACGTCGCCCCCGTCACGCTCGAGGACGGGCGCTGCCTGCTGCTCGTCCGGGGCAACGACCAGTCGGCCGCCCTGATCAAGTCGATGTTCGAGGCCGGGGTCCCCGTCGATGACATCTCGGTGAAAGACCCCAGCCTGGAGAGCCTGTTCATCAAGCTGACGGGCAAGGAACTCCGCGACTGA
- a CDS encoding ABC transporter permease: MTQFGNLIRKDVRRSLRAPAGILLQMAIPLAIAMIFGVVFSPSRGGDVIRFKLLLSDEDGSFASQFIQSSFTQGDLAKMVDLQKTDTPTGRALMNEGKASAMLIVPRGFGDDLLEGRPVSLRLIKNPSESILPEVAADIVKSVAVLADYGARVLNAPLRAMRTLGDGEAFPSEAEWLGVSAAMRISLERVHRYVMPPVVKIETVGSTEPKQGAGDLNYFALFLPGMALMGLLFIANHCLRDLAEEMDTGRLRRIFTAPVGPGEVLGAKLAYAFLLTFLSFGIMSAVGVALFGMRPRLPWLYLAGGLVSAAACTGIMALVYCLVSGVGRSEAVTSIIIVVMCMVGGSYFPIESLPDFFIHPARATVNYWSIDLLRGGLSGNIDPGRALLDTGVLMGISLLTLMAGTRILGRRLMAGVSR; the protein is encoded by the coding sequence ATGACACAGTTCGGCAACCTGATCCGGAAAGACGTCCGGCGCAGCCTCCGGGCGCCGGCCGGCATCCTGCTCCAGATGGCGATCCCCCTGGCAATCGCCATGATCTTCGGGGTGGTCTTCTCGCCGTCCCGGGGCGGGGACGTCATCCGTTTCAAGCTGCTCCTGTCCGACGAGGACGGCAGCTTCGCCTCGCAGTTCATCCAGTCTTCCTTCACCCAGGGAGACCTGGCGAAGATGGTGGACCTCCAGAAGACGGACACGCCGACCGGCCGGGCCCTGATGAACGAGGGGAAGGCCTCGGCCATGCTGATCGTCCCCAGGGGCTTCGGCGACGACCTCCTGGAAGGCCGGCCCGTCAGCCTCCGGTTGATCAAGAACCCCTCCGAGAGCATCCTGCCGGAGGTGGCGGCGGACATCGTGAAATCCGTCGCCGTCCTGGCGGACTACGGGGCCCGGGTCCTCAACGCCCCCCTCCGCGCCATGCGGACCCTGGGCGACGGCGAGGCGTTCCCCTCCGAGGCGGAGTGGCTCGGGGTCTCGGCGGCGATGCGGATCTCCCTGGAGAGGGTCCACCGCTACGTCATGCCCCCGGTGGTGAAGATCGAGACCGTGGGGTCGACGGAGCCGAAGCAGGGCGCCGGGGACCTCAACTACTTCGCCCTCTTCCTGCCCGGCATGGCGCTCATGGGGCTGCTGTTCATCGCCAACCACTGCCTGCGCGACCTGGCGGAGGAGATGGACACGGGGCGGCTGCGCCGCATTTTCACCGCACCGGTGGGACCGGGGGAGGTCCTCGGCGCCAAGCTGGCCTACGCCTTCCTCCTGACGTTCCTCTCCTTCGGCATCATGTCCGCCGTGGGCGTCGCCCTCTTCGGGATGCGCCCCCGCCTCCCGTGGCTCTACCTGGCGGGTGGGCTGGTCTCCGCCGCGGCCTGCACGGGGATCATGGCCCTCGTGTACTGCCTCGTCTCCGGGGTGGGGCGCTCCGAGGCCGTCACCTCCATCATCATCGTGGTCATGTGCATGGTGGGAGGCTCTTACTTCCCCATCGAGTCGCTCCCCGATTTCTTCATCCACCCGGCCCGGGCCACGGTGAACTACTGGAGTATCGACCTGCTGCGGGGCGGGCTCTCGGGGAACATCGACCCCGGGCGGGCGCTCCTCGACACCGGGGTGCTGATGGGGATCAGCCTCCTGACCCTGATGGCCGGGACCCGCATCCTGGGCCGACGGTTGATGGCGGGGGTGTCCCGGTGA
- a CDS encoding ABC transporter permease, whose protein sequence is MKLPGLVLTEVRVILRSGGAYLWFFAMPLLFAFFFGLAFRGGGPTKTALNVLDRDGSFLSRSLVASLASDGFVIEARTPGQWKAGEWKPRGVEIPQGFARDVLAGRPTTLKWYKDPSGDTQRGAAAESRLQLAVFKLIGNLCLMETEAVPAPSPSPGVGQASPAAPSAEAPPASGTPSTASAAPDSTAADASRYARIAAGKPRVTVSESLAGRRAQFPTGFNQTIPAMVVQFVLMCLAIYGTNLLVEERDKGILRRASVGPVSAAGLLAVKLCSRIGMGLLQVVVLFLAGRLFFGIDLGSFLGIAVLMIAYSAAAAALSLLLATLVKDHAWATGVSILLTLVMSALGGCWWPLEVVTPVMRTVAFLFPTGWAMDAFHRIYSFGGDLPDIVQHVAVLAGMAAVFYALAARFFPRSLRT, encoded by the coding sequence GTGAAACTGCCCGGCCTCGTCCTCACCGAAGTCCGCGTGATCCTCCGCTCCGGGGGGGCCTACCTCTGGTTCTTCGCCATGCCGCTCCTCTTCGCCTTCTTCTTCGGGCTCGCGTTCCGGGGCGGCGGGCCGACCAAGACCGCCCTGAACGTGCTGGACCGGGACGGGTCGTTCCTGTCCCGGTCCCTGGTCGCGTCCCTGGCGTCCGACGGCTTCGTCATCGAGGCCAGGACCCCGGGGCAGTGGAAGGCCGGCGAGTGGAAGCCCCGGGGCGTCGAGATCCCCCAAGGTTTCGCCCGGGACGTTCTGGCGGGCAGGCCGACGACCCTGAAGTGGTACAAGGACCCTTCCGGCGACACGCAGCGCGGGGCGGCGGCGGAATCCCGTCTCCAACTGGCGGTGTTCAAGCTGATCGGGAACCTCTGCCTGATGGAAACCGAAGCGGTTCCCGCCCCCTCGCCGTCACCCGGTGTCGGCCAAGCGTCCCCCGCCGCGCCTTCCGCCGAAGCTCCCCCGGCCTCCGGGACCCCCTCGACGGCGTCGGCCGCCCCGGACTCGACCGCGGCGGACGCCTCCCGTTACGCCCGGATCGCCGCCGGGAAGCCCCGCGTGACCGTGAGCGAGTCCCTGGCCGGTCGCCGGGCCCAGTTCCCGACCGGGTTCAACCAGACGATCCCCGCCATGGTGGTCCAGTTCGTCCTCATGTGCCTGGCGATCTACGGGACCAACCTGCTGGTGGAGGAGCGCGACAAGGGCATCCTGCGCCGGGCCTCGGTGGGGCCGGTCTCCGCCGCGGGCCTCCTGGCGGTGAAACTCTGCAGCCGCATCGGGATGGGCCTGCTCCAGGTCGTGGTGCTCTTCCTGGCGGGACGCCTCTTCTTCGGCATCGACCTGGGGTCCTTCCTCGGGATCGCGGTGCTGATGATCGCCTACTCCGCCGCCGCCGCCGCCCTGTCCCTCCTCCTGGCCACCCTGGTCAAGGACCACGCCTGGGCCACCGGCGTCTCGATCCTGCTCACCCTGGTGATGAGCGCCCTCGGCGGGTGCTGGTGGCCGTTGGAGGTGGTGACGCCCGTCATGCGGACCGTCGCCTTCCTCTTCCCCACCGGCTGGGCCATGGACGCCTTTCACCGGATCTACTCCTTCGGCGGCGACCTCCCCGACATCGTGCAGCACGTGGCGGTCCTCGCCGGGATGGCGGCCGTCTTCTACGCCCTTGCCGCCCGATTCTTCCCCCGGAGCCTCCGGACCTGA
- a CDS encoding thermonuclease family protein, whose product MTPDTRARTPHPPGGPPAADTSRRRDGRARLRKITGAGPGEGPAPCGPPRVARRVVLAAALLGLGALLAGCAPDTGPSRQGPEGKTRRGRTSPHRVEASPKVQDGEALRGKVTRVIDGDTVEVLVERRPLRVRLHGVDCPEKGQAFGTRAKQETSRLCFGLDVVVVPRDRDAYGRTVADVVLPDGRVLNRELVRAGMAVWYRKYADDPELERLEREARAARRGLWSQANPEAPAAWRKAHGIGRAAKPPR is encoded by the coding sequence ATGACGCCCGACACCCGAGCCCGCACCCCGCACCCTCCCGGCGGGCCGCCCGCTGCTGATACCTCACGCCGGAGGGATGGCCGGGCCCGTCTCCGGAAGATCACCGGGGCCGGTCCCGGCGAAGGTCCGGCCCCGTGCGGGCCTCCCCGCGTCGCCCGCCGGGTCGTCCTCGCCGCCGCCCTGCTCGGCCTGGGGGCCCTCCTCGCCGGCTGCGCGCCGGACACTGGTCCGTCCCGGCAGGGCCCCGAGGGGAAAACGCGACGGGGCCGTACTTCGCCGCACCGCGTGGAGGCGTCGCCCAAGGTGCAGGACGGCGAGGCGCTGAGGGGAAAGGTGACCCGGGTCATCGACGGCGACACCGTCGAGGTCCTCGTGGAGCGCCGGCCGCTCCGTGTCCGCCTCCACGGGGTCGATTGCCCCGAGAAAGGGCAGGCCTTCGGCACCCGGGCGAAGCAGGAAACGTCACGGCTCTGCTTCGGCCTCGACGTCGTGGTGGTTCCCCGCGACCGTGACGCCTACGGCCGGACCGTCGCCGACGTGGTCCTTCCCGACGGCCGGGTGCTCAACCGGGAACTCGTCCGGGCAGGAATGGCCGTCTGGTACCGGAAGTACGCCGACGACCCCGAACTGGAGAGACTGGAGCGCGAGGCCCGGGCGGCCCGTCGGGGGTTGTGGTCCCAGGCGAACCCGGAGGCACCCGCCGCCTGGCGGAAGGCCCACGGCATCGGCCGGGCCGCGAAACCGCCGCGGTGA
- a CDS encoding aminotransferase class I/II-fold pyridoxal phosphate-dependent enzyme: protein MIIDLRSDTLTQPTEAMRRAMAEARVGDDVYGEDPTLNTLQERAAELMGKEASLFFPTGSMGNLAALLCHTTPGSEVIVEASSHIYNYELASLALVGGLLPRVVPGTRGRMDPAAIREAVPEKVYYRSPASLVCVENTHNLAGGAVLDLAYLDAVRETADALGLPVHLDGARIFNAAVSLGVGAADIARRADSVMFCLSKGLCAPVGSLLAGSRDLVEHARVHRKRLGGGMRQAGVLAAAGLVALETLPPLLAQDHEKVRRIADFLSRYDFIRFDPETVKTNILVFEVRHPRRTSRDLADQLREHGVRCGTFGERIRFVTYRDIDTAQIDRLLEILADLFRSRF, encoded by the coding sequence ATGATCATCGACCTGCGAAGCGACACCCTGACCCAGCCCACCGAGGCCATGCGCCGGGCCATGGCGGAGGCGCGGGTCGGCGACGACGTCTACGGCGAGGACCCCACCCTCAACACCCTCCAGGAGCGCGCGGCGGAACTGATGGGGAAGGAGGCGTCCCTGTTCTTCCCCACGGGATCCATGGGCAACCTGGCCGCCCTGCTCTGCCACACCACGCCCGGCAGCGAGGTCATCGTGGAGGCCTCCTCCCACATCTACAACTACGAACTGGCGTCCCTCGCCCTGGTCGGGGGCCTTCTTCCCCGGGTGGTCCCGGGAACCCGGGGCCGCATGGACCCCGCCGCGATCCGGGAGGCGGTCCCCGAGAAGGTCTACTACCGCTCGCCGGCGTCCCTGGTCTGCGTGGAGAACACCCACAACCTCGCCGGCGGCGCCGTACTCGACCTCGCCTACCTCGACGCGGTCCGCGAGACGGCGGACGCCCTGGGGCTGCCGGTCCACCTGGACGGGGCCCGGATCTTCAACGCCGCCGTCAGCCTGGGAGTCGGGGCGGCCGACATCGCCCGCCGGGCGGACTCCGTCATGTTCTGCCTCTCCAAGGGCCTCTGCGCCCCCGTGGGCTCCCTGCTGGCCGGCAGCCGCGACCTGGTGGAGCACGCCCGGGTGCACCGCAAGCGGCTCGGCGGGGGGATGCGGCAGGCCGGCGTCCTCGCGGCGGCCGGCCTGGTCGCCCTCGAGACCCTCCCGCCCCTCCTGGCCCAGGACCACGAGAAGGTCCGAAGGATCGCCGACTTCCTCTCCCGGTACGACTTCATCCGCTTCGACCCCGAGACGGTGAAGACCAACATCCTCGTCTTCGAGGTCCGGCACCCCCGCAGGACTTCCCGGGACCTGGCGGACCAGCTCCGGGAGCACGGGGTCCGGTGCGGGACCTTCGGGGAGCGCATCCGCTTCGTCACCTACCGGGACATCGACACCGCCCAGATCGACCGCCTCCTCGAGATCCTCGCAGACCTCTTCCGGTCCCGCTTCTGA
- a CDS encoding alpha/beta fold hydrolase, with protein sequence MGYLNQFKRFYRNIKRRYFTVFIIIRLLIPILLTVLALLTVTAVMILVSVLRPGNMEETVKPELYYLPTKTVEWTGYKGETQSGWLIVKDKRAPLIFLCHGYGRDSNRSRLLNLARRLMDAGYNLMMFNFRGHGGTTYTISSLGYREAEDLKRAIETAQREKWVDYPQMGVFGISMGAYASMIAARGNPAIKAMALDSVYGNVPAFLRGRVEAILGMKSSIVYGVVSLFFDVYFMGTPSTPPIRANDLSDKAVLFLVGPPNQPLSAETKKLEAFLNCKKYEAATPAPRDTLVYGDEIQRYDELIVNFFLTELPIPLEAPKTDLPAPVN encoded by the coding sequence ATGGGTTATCTCAACCAGTTCAAACGTTTCTACAGGAACATCAAAAGACGCTACTTCACGGTGTTCATCATCATCCGTCTCCTGATCCCCATCCTGCTGACCGTGCTCGCCCTGCTCACCGTGACGGCCGTGATGATCCTGGTTTCGGTCCTCCGCCCCGGCAACATGGAGGAGACCGTCAAGCCCGAGTTGTACTACCTCCCGACGAAAACGGTGGAATGGACGGGGTACAAGGGGGAGACCCAGAGCGGCTGGCTCATCGTCAAGGACAAGCGCGCCCCCCTGATCTTCCTCTGCCACGGTTACGGCCGTGACAGCAACCGGAGCCGCCTCCTCAACCTGGCCCGCCGGCTGATGGACGCGGGCTACAATCTGATGATGTTCAATTTCCGCGGCCACGGCGGGACCACGTACACCATCTCCTCCCTGGGCTATCGGGAGGCCGAGGACCTGAAGAGGGCCATCGAGACCGCCCAGCGGGAAAAATGGGTGGATTACCCCCAGATGGGCGTCTTCGGGATCTCCATGGGCGCTTATGCCTCCATGATCGCCGCCCGGGGCAACCCGGCCATCAAGGCGATGGCCCTCGACTCCGTCTATGGCAACGTTCCGGCCTTCCTCCGGGGGCGCGTGGAAGCCATCCTCGGCATGAAGAGTTCCATCGTGTACGGCGTGGTTTCCCTCTTCTTCGACGTCTATTTCATGGGGACCCCATCGACCCCGCCGATTCGTGCGAACGACCTCTCCGACAAGGCCGTCCTGTTCCTGGTCGGCCCCCCGAACCAGCCGCTTTCCGCAGAGACCAAGAAACTGGAAGCGTTCCTCAATTGCAAGAAGTACGAAGCGGCCACGCCCGCCCCCCGCGACACCCTGGTGTACGGGGACGAGATCCAGCGTTATGACGAGCTCATCGTCAACTTCTTCCTCACCGAGTTGCCCATCCCGCTCGAAGCCCCCAAAACGGATTTGCCTGCGCCGGTGAATTAG